gcagcagctcctgcctggatAACTCTGTGCTTTTCCCCCATCCCAGAGGCGGTGGGAAGGGCCACCCCCCTTCCCTGCCCGCGGCAGCCATGGAGGGGGGTGTGCAGCTCCTGAACCGCGACGGGCACAGCATCTCGCACAACTCCAAGCGCCACTACCACGACGCCTTCGTGTGCATGAACCGCATGCGGCAGCGGGGGCTGCTCTGCGACATCGTCCTGCACGTGGCCACCAAGGAGATCAAGGCCCACAAGGTGGTGCTGGCATCGTGCAGCCCCTACTTCCACGCCATGTTCACAAGCAAGTAGAGTCCTCTCttccccagggacaggctcGCCCTGCTCTCAGCCCTCCCCTCTCCCAAGCCCTTCCTGCTCGGGCCCTGCTCCCtgttctccctgctctgccctttcATGTGTCATTTctgtgggcaggagcaggagttTTCCTCATTCCGCTCCCTTCCCTGAACCCCTTTGCCCGTGCACAGGATCCTGGTGTCCCCCCTCCTGCAGTCCTGGCCCCCAGTCCCTAGAGCTCGGCAGGAAACCTTCCAGAAACAAACCACTTGTTCCATGCATGGTTAAATCCTCCATTTCACTCCCTTCCCTGATTTCCTTTGCCCACAGCCCCCTGCACAGGGATCCTGTCCTCCCTCCTGCAGTCCTGGCCCCCattccccagagctggacagaaAACCTCCCTGGGCTGTGATGTGGAGGTGGATGCAGCTCATTCCACGCATCCACCTGGGGGGgaagcagccctgctgtgggagTTGTTGCTCATTTTTGGTGTCCTTTGCCCCAGATGAGATGAGTGAGAGCCGCCAGACTCATGTAACGCTGCACGACATCGACCCCCAGGCGCTGGAGCAGCTGGTGCAGTACGCCTACACGGCTGAGATCGTGGTGGGAGAGGGGAATGTGCAGGTAGGAGCTTTTTCCCCCAGGCCCCCTTCTCCACAAAGCTGTTCTGTAGCAGATTTGCCTCCTGGGGACGCCTCTCTcctgctcagcactgccagTTGTTTCTGTGGTGGCAGCTGGGTCTGGCAGTGGTCAGGGAGTTCAGCGGCTTTCCTTCCTGGAGGTGGCTCCTCAAAGCACTGCGCAGTTCCCAGATTCGTTCCCAAGCACCTGCCGTCCTCCTGGCCCTGGGGGGTGTCACAGGTGTCCTTCCCAGCCCTTCTTTACCTCAGAAACCAGGAGTGCTCTGTCCTTTCTGTGCTTCCGTGCCTGCAGGCGCTCACTAAACCTGCTCTGCTCGCGACTCGCAGCGGGACGAGGGTGAAAATCGTTCCCTTGCCCTGGAAACTCCCTTTTCCCCCGTTCTTTTCCACTGTGCCAGACccttcttcctgctgccagcctgctTCAGCTCAATGGTGTACGGGATGCTTGCTGCAAGTTCCTGCTCAGCCAGCTCGACCCCTCCAACTGCCTGGGCATCCGGGGCTTTGCTGACACCCACTCCTGCAGCGACCTCCTCAAGTCTGCCCACAAGTACGTCCTCCAGCACTTCGTGGAGGTGTCCAAGACAGAGGAGTTCATGTTGCTGCCCCTTAAACAGGTGAGGCCCCGCAGGCAGTGTGGAAGTCTGGGTGCAGCAAAGCTTTTCCTGTTCCATCTGTGAGTGAGAAGCCCAAGGGAGCTGCACGGAGGGGACAGGGCTTGGCAGGGGTTGGACCCAGGTTCTGGGCTTTGGCCCCACTCTGTTCAGTCTGTGGGTAGAGCTCTGTCAGCAGGCTGGATTCCACAGGAAATAAGGATGGGAGGGTAGGATGGGTTAATTTTGGTGCTTGCCACGTGAGCTCGGAGCACActgccctggctctgggagcacagcccagggaaTAAGTCCTGGGCACGTGGCTGGGATGTTTAAATCAGCTCAGCTAATGTTTCTTGCTGGTCATCATGTGGTGCCAGTCTGGcccctggctcagctgctgTGCCTTGGCCAGGAGCAATTCCCTGCTCTGCATCACCGACCTGTGTGGTCCCTCAGCAGGGTCAGACACCTCCCTTCACCCATTCCCAGGGCACCCATTCCCTCTGCTccacctctgcagcccctggcaggtGAGGGGAGAGTtgtgggagcagccagggcacCTGGGTCTGCCCCAGGAACTGTTGAAGGGACACATGCCAGCgggggcagagccagggaggATGGTCAGAGGTGTCCCCACAAAGCTGCTTGGGGGCACCCCGTTGCTGTTGGGAACCCCCAGCACGTCCAGGAGGCAGCGCTCTGCCTCTGGCACTGCCGTTCcgctgggctggcagctgggaatgcctcctttcctcccagccCACACCAACCAGCACTGCCCTCCCACCCCGCCCTGCAGGTGCTGGACCTCATTTCCAGTGACAGCCTCAATGTGCCCTCGGAGGAGGAGGTGTacagggctgtgctcagctgggTCAAACACGACGTGGACAGCAGGAGACAGCACGTGCCCAGGGTgagagggctgggaaggggtgAGAGTGCTGGGAAAGGGGGTCTGGTCCTGCCCACCAGCTCCGAGTGCCTGGGCTGGGTGGGCACACGGCTGGAggaagctgcaggagagggcaggagcagcaggtccctgtcctaCCACTTCCAGTccgggttggaagggaccttaaatcccatcccgttccaccccctgccatgggcagggacaccttccactatctcaggttgctccagcctggccttggacgcttccagggatggggcaaccccagggcaacctgtgccagggccccagcaccctctgagtaaagaatttctccccGATCTCTAAGCTCAGTCTCCCGTTTCAGTTGAGCCCTGTCCCCGTGCCCGTGTGCCAAGGCCTGCTCTCTGTCCCCCCAGCTCATGAAGTGCGTGCGGCTGCCGCTGCTGAGCCGGGATTTCCTCATGAGCAACGTGGACACGGAGCTGCTGGTGCGGCACCACTCGGAGTGCAAGGACCTGCTCATCGAGGCCCTCAAGTACCACCTGATGCCCGAGCAGAGAGGGGTCCTGAGCAACAGCCGGACGCGGCCGCGGCGCTGCGAGGgggccagcaccgtgctcttcGCTGTGGGTAAGGCCCTGCCGCTccccccatcccaaaccccagccccatcccgggGTGTTTTTGGGCTATGTTTGCTCTGTTTGCCCTCCCCGAGCAGGTGGAGGGAGCCTGTTTGCCATCCACGGCGACTGCGAGGCCTACGACACGCGCACGGACCGCTGGCACATGGTGGCCTCCATGTCCACGCGCAGGGCGCGCGTGGGCGTCGCGGCCATCGGGAACAAGCTCTACGCCGTGGGCGGGTAAGGGGCCACGgggtggggcagggagcagctggggaggggggcacggggctgctctggcagcagggatggccGGCAGGGCCTGCTGGAGTCTGGGGTAGCCACGGAAAAGCCTCTTCCCTGCGCGGCAAATTCTCCAGATCCCAGTTTGGTGGTGGCTGCATCCTGACCTGGGGCATTTCCTTCCCATTTCCctcagaatcccagactggtgtGGGCtggaaccttaaagctcatctcgtcCCAGCccggacaccttccaccatcccaggttgctccaagcccggTCCAACCtggacacttcagggatggggcagccccagctcctctgagcagcctcttctccccttctctccctgcagctaCGATGGGACCTCTGACCTGGCCACGGTGGAATCCTACGACCCTGTCACCAATTCCTGGCAGCCTGAGGTGTCCATGGGCACCAGGAGGAGCTGCTTGGGTGTGGCAGCCCTTCATGGGCTCCTCTACGCTGCCGGGGGCTACGATGGGGCCTCGTGCCTCAACAGGTAGGGATTGCCttgctccagccctccctgctcctgcctgcgctgtcctgggagctgggagccctGCTCCTGACCCTCGAGCAGATGTTTTGCAACCCAACTGCTCCTTCCAGTGGGAAAAACCCCCACTTTGTAGCCCTGTGCCCCAAGAGAACCCAGCCTGTGTCAGCTCCTCCCTCCCGTTTCCCCTGTCTATTCCCAACATTTCCTTGGAGCTGCCCCTGCGGGCCCGTGTCCAAGAGCTCTGACCTGGGCTTTTCCAGTGTCCCACCTTTTCTCCCTGTgtctctgcctgctgcagcgCGGAGAGGTACGACCCCCTGACGGGCACCTGGACCTCCATCGCCGCCATGAGCACCCGGAGGCGCTACGTCCGCGTGGCAACGCTAGGTGGGTGctggccccggggctgggggctcctgggCAGGctctctgcactgctggggggtccttttgctgctctgctccagttCCTGCCCCCTCTGCCACATCCTGAGGtgctccctgcctctgcccttctCAGCCTCCCCAATCGCTGGGGTTCATCACAGCCTGGAGGCAGCTCCTGAGGGGATCCCCAACTTGTTCCCTTCTGCTTTGGAGCAAGGGATTGGCTGTGGGtgatcaccatccctggaaaggaAGGGACAGCCTGAGGAGTCCTTCACTGTGGAAGCAGGACCGTCCTTTCAGTGATGATCCCAGCCCCACGCTcaccccagcaggagctgcacctcCCTGGAGAtgcttcccaccttcccaggagctgccctgtccccgtgtccccctgcctgtcccctgccctgctccctgccttcaGCTCTCCCTGCTGACTCAGAGCTTCCCTCCCCTccaaccccagctcctcctgagccTGCCACAGCCGATCCTGGCattgccctgctccagcctcctccgCTAAAAACACCCCGTGGCTCTGGTGGGGAGCTCTGTGACGAGGAGCtcgaggagcagcaggagaaggagctcTCTGGGAAGCTCTGCCTGCTGAATGTTTcacactgctcctgctgcaagGGGAGGGAGCCgggctggccctgctgggaggagctgcctggggcagggcaggctcAGCCTGCACCTGTGTGGGCACCTCCGGAGTGGCACCTGTGGCATCGTGGGAGGCAGTGCCGGGGCAGGGAGGTGTCTGTGGCTCATCCCTGTGCCTCTGTGTCTTTGCAGAAGGCAACCTCTATGCAGTCGGGGGCTACGACAGCTCATCCCACTTAGCCACGGTGGAGAAGTACGAGCCCCAGGTAAACACAGGAGATCTGGGTGCCCCTTCTGCTTCTCCCCTCTTTAGGGGTGCCTGTAAGGCCCTAACCCACCGTGTGTGGCAGTGAGATGGGGGGGTgtcagcagggacagagcgTCCAGGGTGCAGTCCTGAGCACAAAAAAGGATCCGAGCTCCTCTGTGAGAGGTCTCTGTGAGGTTTCAGCACCAGAGCACCCTCTGTCCCCACTGCCTGGAGTTCTGCAGGGATCCTGTCCGTGCCCTgagctgttcccagctcccagctgagctcctgcacACCCAGTGTGGTGAGCAGGGAGTGTGGTGGGCCGGGGACATGCGCTGTGCCCAGgggcacacagctctgctccagccaggtCTGCAGAAAGATCAAAGAGAAGGTCCTGGAGGCCTTTCATGAGCTGCAAAGCCCCAGCTGCACTCGCACAGATTGGAAATAGATACAGCTCAGCCCCCGTGGCGGGGCTGGCATTCAGCTGGGACACAACTGGTGGCCTGGCACGGGCATCTCTGCGCCCCTGGGAtggctcctgccagctgctgctgtgctctcctGAGCCAGGCAGCAGAGATTCCTCCTGGGAACTTGGGAGAGCGGGGACAAAAGAAGTGGGGTCCTCCCAAAGGGGTTTTTATGCCAGGAGCTGCGTGGTCAGAGCAGGACTGACCCCCCCAGAACCGATCTGGCAGGGGTGTGTGGGAAATGCCCTGTGGAGCGGCTGATGGGTTCCCTGTCCCCAGATCAACACCTGGACCCCCATTGCCAACATGCTGAGCCGCCGCAGCAGCGCGGGCGTGGCCGTGCTCGAGGGGATGCTCTACGTGGCTGGTGGCAATGATGGCACCAGTTGCCTTAACTCCGTGGAGCGCTACAACCCCAAATCCAACACCTGGGAGAGCGTGGCCCCCATGAACATCCGCAGGTAAGGGGCTGTGCCCCCTCTGGAGCCtcggctgctgcagcaggggcgggGATCTCACCGTGCTGTGCCTTGCCAACCATCAAACACAGACACATCAGGGGTTTTAGGGTTTGTGGCTGGCTCACCAcgctcctgctgtgctgagagGGATTGGGGGGTGTGCCAGGAGGGCACAGCAGAGATGTTCTGCAGAGGGATTTATCCTGAGCACTCGCTGTGGCCAGAAAGAGCCAGGGGGTTCATCTGGCTGAGCCcacggagctgctgctgggctgtgggaggaTTTCAGGCTTGCAAGTCCGAGGATTTTGGGCTCATAGGGTTTGGTGTTGGATGAGGTCTGGACGAGCATGTCAGAGCAAAGGGGGAGAtctgtggctctgtgctgcACTCTGCCCGTTTGAGCCCCGGCAGTTCATTTTCACGGGCTGTTTGTGGGGCTGGGCACTCCTTTGGCGGGGTGCCTGAGCTCCCCCCACACCTCCCAGCCTCACCCCCGTGGTCTCTGCACGGTCCTTCCAGGAGCACCCACGACCTGGTGGCCATGGACGGGTGGCTTTATGCCGTGGGGGGCAACGacggcagctccagcctgaacTCCATCGAGAAGTACAACCCCCGCACCAACAAGTGGGTGGCCGCCTCCTGCATGTTCACCCGCCGCAGCAGCGTGGGGGTGGCCGTGCTGGAGCTCCTCAACTTCCCCCCACCCTCCTCGCCCACCCTCTCGGTGTCCTCGACGAGCCTTTGACACCGGCTCCGGCCGTGCCTCAGCGCCGGGGCGCAGCGGTGGCCCCCGGCCGGCGTCGCTGTGAGCGGGGAGCAGGAACCCCAGCCCGGCCCTCCTGGGGGGCTCTCCCCGCTCTGGGGGCACCCACGGCGTCACCAGGgccacctgcagcagctgcagatgtGCTTCCAGGGCTGGCCCTTCCCTGGAGGACGAGTGGAGGGGGTTCTCCCTCCGGCCAGACTCATCCCAGCACCCCTGAAGGCTCCTTTGGGCAGGGGAACCCGAACCATCGCTGCTTCTGGGATTGCCGTGCTCCAGCCGTGCCACCGGGCACCGCCGGCCCTGGGGTGGCCCCGGGGGCCACGGCGAATGTGCAACCACCGCTCCTCTGAATGTCACTGTAGCCAAACTCAGCCAAGCCTGCACTGTTACAGACTCCGGGGCCGCCCCCCGGCTCTCGAGGGTGTCTCATCGATGCCTTAAAACACACCAAGGGAAGGAGCCCAGCCCAGGCGCAGCCCTGCGGGGTGGGGAGGGTCGGAGGCAAAGCTGGCCGCAGCATCCTGGCCCCTGCAGCGCTCCCTGAGCCGCTGAGATGCCAGCTGAGTGGGGACCTTGGTGGCATCGCTGCCGTTGCTGTGCCAGGCTCCAGGACTGGGACTGCACGTGGGCCTGCCTCAGCCTGGGAACGGCCCGGCCTGTTTGCTGTTCCCCTCTCTGCAAAGCAGATTCTGGGTTTGTGGGAAGGAGTCTGTTCTTGGACAAAGAGCAGTCCAGCCTTCGGAACGAGGAGGATTGCCTGGCGTTACTTTTTTTGggtattgattttttttgcctttttttatttggaCGCTAATATGACTTCATGTCCCTTTATTTTTTACACTGCCCTGGTATTCCCCATCCCCTCTGCTCTCGAGGCAGCAGAAGGGATGCAGttccttttctcatttgttGAGGAGATGATTCCTGTGCCCTGCAAGGTGCTCTCTCTGGATGGGTggggtgtgtgcatgtgtgaggTGCCAAAAGCAGCACGGGAGGGACTGTTTCCAATTAGCGACTCCCTGCCAGTCAAGCAACCACTTTAATGAACTAAAGGTTGGATAAATTAGTACTGTAAGGCCTGTCCTAGAGCCAGGGCCCCTGTGGGGTGGTGTTTTCAGGGTGTGCTGCGTGTGAGGTGTGAGCTGAGGCACAGATCAGGTGTTCCCCACACTACAGAGGAACGACTCAACCACTGGTACCTCAATCGTGTTCAAATGTAGCATTGGAAATATGGCCCAGCTGTTTGGAACtcattcctttctccttttccccccctGCTCCTCAGTTCTCCCTCACAGAGTTCAGGTTTCACTCGTGTGGTACTTGCGGGCCTGAGTTTTCAAGTAGCGAGagatttctccttttatttggGGGGGGTGAAAGAAGAGTTTGAGGTGAGACAGGGACCCCCCAACTTCAGACCCATTTCTTGGCAGTCTCATTTCCCCTGGACAGGTGCCTGCAGGTTTTCCAAGCCCGCCGGCATCCTTCACAAGCCCACTCACAGTGCCTCGTGTTGGACACCTGGAATTCCCAGCAGCTTCTGAAAATCAGGCCTGCTTCCCCCTCCGGCCTCTCCCCAAGGACAGTCTGAGCTTCTCAGCCTGAGGAGGCCTTTATGGCTTTTGGAACAGGCTCTAAATCTTCTTTTTGTCCCCTTCTCgctgccccagcctgtcccagctcagcagctctcccaTTTCCCTGGCCTGCAGAGTGTCCAGGCTCTGCACTTGTCTCCTGGTCCCTGTGGGCTGCCCCAGGGAGGTCAGAGGAATCTGCTTTGTTCCAAAACCAGTGAAGTCTGCtctggtttgtgtgtgtgcctcCACCTGAGCGAGCTCTCAACgcttcccatcccattcctgtAGCCAACATCAGGatttccctctcctgctgggcTCAGGTCAAGGTGTCCCTGGCTCCAGGGTCCCTTTTGGAGGAGGATCAGCCCAAAAGCCTCACGGAGAGGTGgaaggtgctggtgctgggcttGGCCCGAGGTGCTGAGCAGCTCGGGAGGAGTCAGGAATGAAGGGAGATGGAGCCCAGCGAGGAGGGGCAGTGCAGGAACTGCTGAGGGGGAAGCAGGGCTGCTTTCAAACAGGGaatgaggtgctggagcagtggctcagcctctgctccagctggggctgctgtggagtGAAGGGGAGGGCTGTGCCTCGGGAGCAA
Above is a genomic segment from Corvus hawaiiensis isolate bCorHaw1 chromosome 22, bCorHaw1.pri.cur, whole genome shotgun sequence containing:
- the KLHL17 gene encoding kelch-like protein 17 isoform X1; protein product: MEGGVQLLNRDGHSISHNSKRHYHDAFVCMNRMRQRGLLCDIVLHVATKEIKAHKVVLASCSPYFHAMFTNEMSESRQTHVTLHDIDPQALEQLVQYAYTAEIVVGEGNVQTLLPAASLLQLNGVRDACCKFLLSQLDPSNCLGIRGFADTHSCSDLLKSAHKYVLQHFVEVSKTEEFMLLPLKQVLDLISSDSLNVPSEEEVYRAVLSWVKHDVDSRRQHVPRLMKCVRLPLLSRDFLMSNVDTELLVRHHSECKDLLIEALKYHLMPEQRGVLSNSRTRPRRCEGASTVLFAVGGGSLFAIHGDCEAYDTRTDRWHMVASMSTRRARVGVAAIGNKLYAVGGYDGTSDLATVESYDPVTNSWQPEVSMGTRRSCLGVAALHGLLYAAGGYDGASCLNSAERYDPLTGTWTSIAAMSTRRRYVRVATLEGNLYAVGGYDSSSHLATVEKYEPQINTWTPIANMLSRRSSAGVAVLEGMLYVAGGNDGTSCLNSVERYNPKSNTWESVAPMNIRRSTHDLVAMDGWLYAVGGNDGSSSLNSIEKYNPRTNKWVAASCMFTRRSSVGVAVLELLNFPPPSSPTLSVSSTSL
- the KLHL17 gene encoding kelch-like protein 17 isoform X2; translation: MSESRQTHVTLHDIDPQALEQLVQYAYTAEIVVGEGNVQTLLPAASLLQLNGVRDACCKFLLSQLDPSNCLGIRGFADTHSCSDLLKSAHKYVLQHFVEVSKTEEFMLLPLKQVLDLISSDSLNVPSEEEVYRAVLSWVKHDVDSRRQHVPRLMKCVRLPLLSRDFLMSNVDTELLVRHHSECKDLLIEALKYHLMPEQRGVLSNSRTRPRRCEGASTVLFAVGGGSLFAIHGDCEAYDTRTDRWHMVASMSTRRARVGVAAIGNKLYAVGGYDGTSDLATVESYDPVTNSWQPEVSMGTRRSCLGVAALHGLLYAAGGYDGASCLNSAERYDPLTGTWTSIAAMSTRRRYVRVATLEGNLYAVGGYDSSSHLATVEKYEPQINTWTPIANMLSRRSSAGVAVLEGMLYVAGGNDGTSCLNSVERYNPKSNTWESVAPMNIRRSTHDLVAMDGWLYAVGGNDGSSSLNSIEKYNPRTNKWVAASCMFTRRSSVGVAVLELLNFPPPSSPTLSVSSTSL